From a region of the Pristis pectinata isolate sPriPec2 chromosome 2, sPriPec2.1.pri, whole genome shotgun sequence genome:
- the LOC127586441 gene encoding interleukin-8-like, which produces MNIKVNFIVLTLFLFYVSSIQAASIGRSGTKLRCQCIKTSSNFIHPRFMENIEIIPSGPHCGNVEIIATLQDTNRVCLDPESSWVNKIIKKILSRPKTDAVQ; this is translated from the exons ATGAACATCAAAGTTAACTTCATTGTTCTCACTCTCTTCTTATTTTATGTGTCTTCCATACAAG CTGCATCAATTGGGAGATCAGGAACTAAACTGCGCTGTCAGTGTATCAAAACATCCTCAAATTTCATCCATCCGAGGTTCATGGAGAACATTGAAATTATTCCCAGTGGTCCTCACTGTGGGAATGTAGAAATCAT TGCCACTCTTCAAGATACTAATCGAGTCTGTCTGGATCCTGAATCCTCCTGggtaaacaaaattattaaaaagatACTCAGTCG TCCCAAGACTGATGCAGTTCAGTGA